A portion of the Corynebacterium ammoniagenes DSM 20306 genome contains these proteins:
- a CDS encoding DUF3073 domain-containing protein → MGRGRAKAKQTKVARQLKYNTPDMDLDSLQRELASQRPGNSRSQDDDDYGDSYDDYVDEWDDDQDEVDDRR, encoded by the coding sequence ATGGGACGCGGACGCGCAAAGGCAAAGCAGACCAAGGTTGCACGCCAACTAAAGTACAACACTCCTGATATGGACTTGGATTCGCTACAACGGGAGCTGGCATCCCAGCGCCCAGGTAATTCACGGTCTCAGGATGACGACGACTACGGCGACTCATACGACGATTACGTCGATGAGTGGGACGACGACCAGGATGAGGTTGATGACCGGCGCTAG
- a CDS encoding acyl-CoA thioesterase, whose product MAAPMDVLNAGAQGISGGRVLEWIDKAAYACATQWSGQYCVTVYVGHIHFMRPIESGHLVEVRSRLAMTGTSSMHIVNEVWSADPRDGIFTRACDCLVIFVAKDADTQRPTPVPTFVPETDEQMRVMEAAKTRIDLRKAIEAEMQKQTYVGPSDAPRMVNRFLAKPTDINWGGNVHGGTAMEWIDEAGTACTMEWSGEQTIAVYAGGIRFYKPIHIGDLIEVDARMMRTDSRSMQMSVHVRSGEARGGRDNLSTAIHATVSYLAMDRDWNPLPARQFIPHTEEDKRLAEHATTLRNLRSQYSPLPLVYAPNHQHID is encoded by the coding sequence ATGGCCGCGCCAATGGATGTCCTCAACGCTGGCGCCCAAGGAATCTCCGGTGGCCGCGTTTTAGAGTGGATCGATAAGGCTGCCTATGCGTGCGCCACGCAGTGGTCAGGTCAGTACTGTGTGACCGTCTATGTTGGCCACATTCACTTTATGCGCCCCATTGAATCGGGACACTTGGTCGAAGTTCGCTCTCGCTTGGCGATGACCGGTACGTCGTCCATGCACATCGTCAACGAGGTATGGTCCGCAGACCCTCGCGATGGAATTTTCACCCGCGCTTGCGACTGCTTGGTTATCTTCGTAGCTAAGGACGCCGATACCCAGCGTCCTACCCCAGTTCCGACCTTCGTGCCGGAAACTGATGAGCAGATGCGCGTGATGGAAGCAGCCAAGACGCGCATCGATCTGCGCAAGGCGATTGAAGCTGAAATGCAAAAGCAGACCTATGTCGGACCATCAGATGCCCCACGTATGGTCAACCGTTTCTTGGCCAAGCCCACGGATATTAACTGGGGCGGCAATGTTCACGGTGGCACCGCTATGGAGTGGATCGATGAGGCCGGCACTGCGTGCACCATGGAGTGGTCAGGTGAGCAAACAATTGCTGTTTATGCCGGCGGCATTCGCTTCTACAAGCCAATTCACATTGGTGATCTCATCGAGGTCGACGCGCGCATGATGCGCACTGATAGCCGTTCGATGCAAATGTCGGTGCACGTGCGCTCGGGCGAAGCTCGCGGTGGCCGCGATAACCTCTCCACCGCCATCCACGCGACCGTGTCTTATCTCGCCATGGACCGTGACTGGAATCCTTTGCCTGCTCGCCAGTTCATTCCGCATACCGAAGAAGATAAGCGTCTGGCCGAACACGCCACTACCTTGCGCAACCTGCGCAGCCAATATTCACCGTTGCCGCTGGTCTACGCCCCTAATCATCAACACATTGATTAA
- a CDS encoding aminodeoxychorismate lyase: MVSQKPVIFVVEPFGGSIRWHNPSLPLIFWDDYAVTRGDGIFESILIRDGQAANLNRHAERFRNSAAALGLPEPILESWLSATDAAIEEFGDGEGKCTWTYSRGRASTGMPTAWVVIQPIAEEVLAQRDEGVRVMLSERGWSFPAELPAKTLNYAATMATLRLARERGFDDVIFTDPEEGHILEGATSTVVTVKGNKLRTPAADNILPGTTQAALFEYAESQGYRCKQKVMDTDYLLGADSVWLVSSIRIATRVRRLEEHKLKAPNNEAEIRSLIDAAMSRG, from the coding sequence ATGGTTTCACAAAAGCCGGTTATCTTTGTAGTCGAGCCCTTCGGTGGTTCGATTCGCTGGCATAATCCTTCGCTCCCTCTCATATTTTGGGATGACTACGCGGTCACGCGTGGAGATGGCATCTTTGAGTCCATCTTGATCCGAGATGGTCAAGCGGCCAATCTCAACCGTCATGCGGAAAGGTTTCGCAATTCCGCCGCTGCCTTAGGCCTGCCTGAGCCGATCCTCGAATCTTGGCTGAGCGCTACTGACGCTGCGATTGAGGAATTCGGTGATGGCGAAGGCAAGTGCACCTGGACGTACTCTCGGGGGCGAGCCTCCACCGGAATGCCTACGGCGTGGGTGGTTATCCAGCCGATTGCAGAGGAGGTGCTGGCCCAACGTGACGAGGGCGTGCGGGTGATGCTCAGTGAACGCGGATGGTCTTTTCCCGCGGAGCTGCCAGCTAAGACTTTGAACTACGCCGCGACAATGGCTACGCTGCGCCTGGCACGCGAGCGCGGATTCGATGATGTCATCTTTACCGACCCCGAAGAGGGGCACATTTTGGAAGGCGCGACGTCCACTGTGGTGACGGTGAAGGGTAATAAGCTGCGTACTCCAGCTGCCGATAATATTTTGCCGGGCACCACCCAAGCAGCGCTGTTTGAATACGCCGAAAGCCAGGGCTATCGATGCAAACAGAAAGTCATGGACACGGATTATCTTCTCGGAGCGGATTCTGTGTGGTTGGTATCTTCGATCCGCATCGCCACGCGGGTGCGCAGGCTGGAAGAGCATAAATTAAAGGCTCCGAATAATGAAGCTGAAATCCGAAGCCTTATTGATGCGGCGATGTCGCGCGGTTAG
- the trhA gene encoding PAQR family membrane homeostasis protein TrhA: MKFDPHHTKSVSAPGTETEESAMSKDHNAVADRIQRSFWVVDRGPRPLTRGWGHLIAAIVSVISSTVLITYSWMTLNWVEALGVTVYGVGLVGLFAVSALYHRWPWPTARAVQWWRRADHATISVFIAATYTPMCILAFSAQTAAWMLGIAWTGALCAVILNLVWINHPRWLDVVVYLTLGWLVVPLIPTLWTNLGPTVVWLLAAGGLLYTGGAVIYGLKWPGRNAKYYGYHEHFHTATIAAAVVHLIAIWMTVLQAAG, encoded by the coding sequence ATGAAATTTGATCCGCACCACACCAAGTCAGTTTCTGCGCCCGGAACGGAGACCGAAGAGTCGGCTATGTCCAAAGACCACAATGCGGTAGCTGACCGCATCCAACGCAGCTTCTGGGTCGTTGATCGCGGCCCGCGGCCGTTGACCCGAGGTTGGGGTCATTTAATAGCAGCGATAGTATCTGTCATCTCCTCCACAGTGCTCATCACTTATTCCTGGATGACGCTCAACTGGGTCGAAGCGCTCGGCGTTACCGTCTATGGCGTGGGCTTGGTGGGGCTCTTCGCCGTATCCGCGCTCTATCACCGTTGGCCGTGGCCTACAGCCCGCGCTGTGCAATGGTGGCGGCGTGCGGATCACGCGACCATCTCCGTTTTTATCGCGGCGACGTATACGCCGATGTGCATTCTTGCATTCAGCGCTCAAACAGCAGCGTGGATGCTTGGAATCGCATGGACCGGGGCGCTTTGCGCGGTCATCCTAAACCTGGTGTGGATCAACCACCCGCGGTGGCTTGACGTGGTGGTGTACCTGACGCTGGGCTGGTTGGTTGTACCGCTTATCCCAACCTTGTGGACTAATTTAGGTCCCACCGTGGTCTGGCTGCTCGCAGCCGGTGGACTGCTCTACACCGGGGGAGCAGTGATCTATGGGCTGAAATGGCCAGGGCGCAATGCCAAATATTATGGCTACCACGAGCACTTCCACACCGCCACGATTGCAGCAGCGGTCGTGCACCTGATCGCCATCTGGATGACGGTGCTCCAAGCAGCGGGGTAG
- the purF gene encoding amidophosphoribosyltransferase: MVNTTFPSDLNLDDQGEQEPREECGVFGVWAPGEDVAKLSYFGLFALQHRGQEAAGIGVGDGDRLVVFKDMGLVSNIFDESILNSLHGSVAVGHTRYSTAGGKEWANVQPMFNTTANGVDIALCHNGNLVNYQELRDEAVAQGLYRDSEKSLSDSMIMTALLAHGVGEDKSVFASAKELLPRIQGAFCLTFTDGKTLYAARDPHGVRPLVLGRLSQGWVVASETCALDIVGAQFIREVEPGELISVDEAGIRSEKFAQAKRQGCVFEYVYLARPDTVIKGRNVHATRVDIGRALAKSHPAEDADMVIPVPESGNPAAVGYARESGLTFAHGLVKNAYVGRTFIQPTQTLRQLGIRLKLNPLREVIEGKKLVVVDDSIVRGNTQRALIRMLREAGAAEVHVRIASPPVKWPCFYGIDFASPGELIANIQPSDDPEVITAAVCEAIGADSLGFVSVDDMVEATHQPINELCTACFDGNYELGLPTANPNADAVRTLLSEKN, encoded by the coding sequence GTGGTGAACACTACTTTCCCCAGCGACCTGAACTTAGATGACCAAGGCGAGCAAGAACCCCGCGAAGAGTGCGGTGTCTTTGGCGTCTGGGCTCCTGGTGAGGATGTTGCGAAGCTGAGCTACTTTGGCCTTTTCGCACTGCAACATCGTGGCCAGGAAGCCGCCGGTATCGGCGTCGGTGATGGAGACCGCCTCGTTGTTTTTAAAGACATGGGCTTGGTCTCGAATATTTTCGATGAATCTATTTTAAATTCCCTGCACGGCTCCGTCGCCGTGGGGCACACTCGCTATTCCACCGCCGGTGGCAAAGAGTGGGCCAATGTCCAGCCGATGTTTAACACCACCGCGAATGGTGTGGACATTGCGTTGTGTCATAACGGCAACTTGGTCAACTACCAAGAACTACGTGATGAAGCAGTGGCACAGGGGCTGTACCGAGACAGTGAGAAATCCCTGTCGGATTCCATGATCATGACGGCGTTGCTGGCGCACGGTGTCGGCGAAGACAAATCCGTCTTCGCTTCCGCCAAGGAACTCTTGCCCCGTATCCAAGGTGCCTTCTGCTTGACCTTTACCGACGGCAAGACTTTGTATGCCGCACGCGACCCGCATGGGGTGCGGCCATTGGTATTGGGCCGTTTATCCCAAGGCTGGGTTGTGGCATCTGAGACATGTGCGCTGGATATCGTTGGTGCGCAGTTTATCCGGGAAGTTGAGCCAGGCGAGCTGATTTCCGTGGATGAGGCAGGCATTCGCAGCGAGAAATTCGCACAGGCCAAGCGCCAAGGCTGCGTCTTTGAATATGTCTACCTGGCTCGTCCCGATACCGTGATCAAGGGCCGCAACGTCCATGCCACCCGCGTGGACATTGGCCGTGCTTTGGCTAAATCGCACCCTGCTGAGGATGCCGATATGGTCATCCCCGTGCCGGAGTCGGGCAATCCCGCAGCCGTGGGCTACGCCCGTGAATCCGGTTTGACCTTTGCGCATGGCTTGGTGAAAAACGCGTATGTGGGCCGCACGTTTATTCAGCCCACCCAAACCCTGCGCCAGCTGGGCATTCGGCTGAAACTGAACCCGTTGCGCGAGGTCATCGAGGGCAAAAAGCTCGTCGTGGTGGATGATTCCATCGTCCGTGGCAATACCCAGCGTGCGCTGATTCGCATGCTGCGCGAAGCAGGTGCCGCGGAAGTGCACGTGCGTATTGCCTCCCCGCCAGTGAAGTGGCCGTGTTTCTACGGCATTGACTTCGCTTCACCAGGGGAGTTGATCGCCAATATCCAACCCTCCGATGACCCTGAGGTCATCACTGCGGCAGTATGCGAAGCTATCGGAGCAGACTCCTTAGGCTTTGTCTCCGTTGATGACATGGTGGAAGCTACCCATCAGCCCATTAATGAGCTGTGCACTGCCTGCTTTGATGGCAATTATGAGCTTGGTCTTCCAACCGCTAACCCCAATGCTGACGCTGTGCGAACCTTGCTCAGCGAAAAGAACTGA
- the purM gene encoding phosphoribosylformylglycinamidine cyclo-ligase: MSENTYAAAGVNIEEGDRAVELFAPLAKRATRPEVMGGLGGFAGLFKLGEYKEPILAAGSDGVGTKLAVAQAMDKHDTIGIDLVAMCVDDLVVCGAEPLFMQDYIAVGKVIPEKVAEIVSGIAEGCVQAGCALLGGETAEHPGVMDENDYDVSATAVGVVEADELLGPDKVRDGDVLIAMGSSGLHSNGYSLARHVLLERAGLPLDGYIDDLGRTLGEELLEPTRIYAKDCLALIAECEVSTFCHVTGGGLAGNLERVIPEGLVAEVNRSSWTPAAIFRTIASFGKVSLEEMEKTFNMGVGMIAIVSPEDRDRALAMLTARHVDAWELGTVRTKKDEDTAGVVMHGEHSNF, from the coding sequence ATGTCGGAAAATACCTACGCCGCGGCAGGCGTCAACATTGAAGAAGGCGATCGCGCAGTGGAGCTTTTTGCGCCGCTAGCAAAGCGCGCAACGCGCCCCGAGGTCATGGGCGGGCTCGGTGGTTTTGCCGGTCTGTTCAAACTTGGTGAGTACAAAGAGCCGATCCTGGCCGCGGGCTCAGATGGTGTGGGCACCAAACTCGCCGTCGCTCAGGCCATGGACAAGCATGACACCATCGGCATTGACCTGGTGGCCATGTGCGTGGATGACTTGGTTGTCTGCGGTGCGGAGCCACTGTTTATGCAGGACTACATTGCTGTTGGCAAGGTAATCCCGGAAAAGGTCGCCGAAATTGTTTCCGGTATCGCCGAAGGTTGCGTGCAGGCAGGCTGCGCGTTGCTCGGTGGTGAAACTGCAGAGCACCCCGGTGTTATGGACGAAAATGACTATGACGTCTCGGCTACCGCTGTGGGCGTTGTGGAGGCAGATGAACTTTTGGGACCAGATAAGGTCCGCGACGGTGACGTGTTGATTGCCATGGGCTCGTCTGGCCTGCACTCGAATGGTTATTCACTAGCGCGCCACGTCTTGCTGGAACGAGCAGGCTTGCCTCTCGATGGCTACATTGATGACCTCGGCCGCACCTTGGGTGAAGAACTGCTCGAGCCCACCCGCATTTATGCGAAAGATTGCCTTGCGCTCATCGCAGAATGTGAAGTCTCCACTTTCTGCCATGTCACCGGCGGTGGCTTGGCGGGCAACCTCGAGCGGGTTATCCCTGAAGGGCTCGTCGCGGAGGTCAACCGTTCTTCGTGGACACCAGCAGCAATCTTCCGCACCATCGCGTCTTTCGGCAAAGTGAGCCTGGAAGAAATGGAAAAGACATTCAACATGGGTGTTGGCATGATCGCGATTGTTTCTCCGGAAGACCGTGACCGCGCCTTGGCAATGTTGACCGCGCGCCACGTCGACGCGTGGGAGTTGGGCACAGTCCGCACCAAAAAGGATGAGGATACCGCCGGTGTTGTCATGCACGGCGAGCACTCCAACTTCTAA
- a CDS encoding diacylglycerol/lipid kinase family protein, producing MILNPNSTTQSSELLREILPPLFAIEQLSLFVRFTHHPAHAEEMVSGLTREDYDLIILLGGDGTVNEAINGLLGSADTENPDPETLPKLAVIPTGSANVLVRALGFSADPVEAVHVLSRLIEKDISRTICLGTWNDRWFGVNAGFGLDADVLAQVDRVREKGFAATPFRYLMVAVRAVGRARRNPPTINVRASSREGEEFALDEVPVLLASNTNPWTFLGPLPVGLNTENSFEEGLSLFGVTDISGLGGLIGVLHLFGVDSQRVLNKVSTARTIDFDHASTVELSCPTPHRFQADGESEGKLTKVKLRSVPDAVEVYAPRSARAPHERSLRETLRDFIRVF from the coding sequence ATGATTTTGAATCCGAACTCCACGACTCAATCGAGCGAATTGCTGCGAGAGATACTGCCTCCGCTTTTTGCCATTGAGCAGTTGAGTCTGTTCGTGCGTTTTACGCATCACCCCGCACACGCGGAAGAAATGGTCTCGGGGCTGACCCGTGAAGACTACGACTTGATCATCTTGCTCGGTGGGGATGGCACAGTCAACGAGGCCATCAACGGCCTGCTAGGTTCCGCGGATACAGAAAACCCAGATCCAGAAACTTTGCCGAAGCTGGCTGTTATTCCCACGGGCTCTGCCAACGTTTTAGTGCGTGCACTCGGTTTTTCTGCCGATCCGGTGGAAGCAGTGCATGTGTTATCGCGGCTGATTGAAAAGGATATCTCGCGCACCATTTGCCTTGGTACATGGAATGACCGGTGGTTTGGGGTCAACGCGGGATTTGGTTTGGATGCCGATGTCCTGGCTCAGGTGGACCGCGTGCGTGAAAAAGGTTTTGCGGCCACGCCCTTTCGCTACCTTATGGTTGCGGTGCGAGCAGTTGGGCGCGCGCGGAGAAACCCACCCACCATTAATGTTCGCGCGTCGTCGCGTGAAGGCGAGGAGTTTGCCCTCGACGAAGTCCCGGTTCTTTTGGCGTCCAATACCAACCCCTGGACCTTTTTAGGACCGCTGCCGGTTGGTTTGAATACCGAAAACTCATTTGAGGAAGGGCTGAGCCTATTCGGGGTCACTGATATTTCTGGACTCGGCGGACTAATTGGAGTTTTGCACTTATTCGGAGTCGATAGTCAGCGGGTACTCAATAAGGTATCGACCGCAAGGACCATTGACTTCGACCACGCCAGCACCGTGGAATTGAGCTGCCCGACACCTCATCGCTTCCAAGCCGATGGGGAATCCGAGGGCAAGCTGACGAAAGTGAAGCTGCGCTCCGTGCCGGATGCCGTGGAAGTGTATGCGCCGCGCTCGGCACGCGCCCCGCATGAGCGGTCATTGCGCGAGACCCTGCGCGATTTCATCCGCGTATTTTAA
- a CDS encoding YgfZ/GcvT domain-containing protein: MQLPGAAAVQDDTLIDSQGVAWHYGDPLVEQRALHLDTPVLVDRSQRRVISVVGPDAPEFLNNLLSQKLDTVDPGYSAAALDLDIQGRILHYSDVVRTDDGFYLDTTAAEFESFFKFLTMMIFWSKVEVTEADLAIVSLLGTLPELPTKVQEAAAFVRKVENWTETPRTDIAVPREQLREMAQELIDAGFKPAGLMAYTAERVRNLEPERAADLDDKSIAHEIPHWIGRGELQGAVHLEKGCYRGQETIARVENLGRSPRLVVRLYLDGSVPEMPETGADITSGGRRVGRVGTIIDDFELGPIALGLIKRSALPKPDKPDSEAPELLIGECAATVDDDSLPADEGVKLGRSAIDKLRGR; the protein is encoded by the coding sequence ATGCAATTGCCGGGTGCGGCAGCCGTACAAGATGACACGCTGATTGACTCCCAAGGAGTCGCGTGGCATTACGGGGACCCGCTGGTTGAGCAACGCGCATTGCATTTAGATACCCCTGTGCTGGTAGATCGTTCGCAACGTCGAGTTATCTCTGTTGTTGGACCTGATGCGCCAGAGTTTTTAAATAACCTACTATCCCAGAAACTCGACACGGTCGATCCTGGATATTCCGCGGCTGCATTGGATTTAGATATTCAGGGCCGCATCCTGCATTACTCCGATGTCGTGCGCACGGATGACGGTTTTTATCTCGATACCACCGCAGCCGAGTTTGAGTCCTTTTTTAAATTCTTGACCATGATGATTTTCTGGTCAAAGGTCGAGGTCACCGAAGCAGACCTCGCCATCGTTTCGCTACTCGGCACGCTCCCCGAGCTTCCCACCAAGGTGCAGGAAGCCGCAGCGTTTGTGCGCAAGGTGGAGAATTGGACCGAAACCCCGCGCACCGATATCGCGGTTCCACGCGAGCAGCTGCGGGAGATGGCACAAGAGCTTATCGACGCCGGGTTTAAACCCGCTGGCTTGATGGCCTATACCGCCGAACGTGTGCGCAACCTCGAGCCCGAGCGTGCTGCAGATTTGGATGATAAATCCATCGCGCACGAAATCCCGCATTGGATTGGACGCGGTGAGCTACAAGGTGCGGTGCACCTCGAAAAAGGCTGCTACCGCGGGCAGGAAACCATTGCCCGTGTGGAAAACCTTGGCCGCTCTCCCCGACTTGTCGTCCGGCTCTACCTCGACGGCTCGGTTCCGGAGATGCCAGAAACCGGCGCCGATATCACCTCCGGTGGTCGTCGCGTTGGCCGCGTCGGCACCATCATCGATGACTTCGAATTAGGCCCAATCGCGCTTGGTTTAATCAAGCGCTCGGCGCTTCCGAAGCCTGATAAGCCTGACTCCGAAGCCCCAGAACTTCTGATCGGCGAGTGCGCTGCAACGGTCGATGATGATTCATTGCCCGCTGATGAAGGCGTCAAGCTCGGCCGCAGTGCCATCGATAAGCTGCGCGGCAGATAA
- a CDS encoding DUF2993 domain-containing protein — MSEAVPAAATSGATKASVTIPARFVRPLKVGAGIAVTVAALAVVDTGFAMHAEHTLAQQVKAEAQLENTPQVYIGGMPYLGAAVLPDHEIPLMEVKALDIEVPRLGLVNASTTLRDVQVTADQLISGNFTGATVSTWSRAISVDAVSLGRLMGINDLQIANPKNISPTSGTSAEAILEGTLPGDTESTSVEVTLRLVDERFIMTPVNADNDRVAEAFSYSLDTRQLPLSAQATAVRLQGGSITFETQHRNTSLEVSQLSPVEIDGRYDSEGREN; from the coding sequence GTGAGCGAAGCCGTACCAGCCGCTGCCACTAGTGGCGCGACCAAGGCCAGCGTGACTATTCCCGCGCGATTTGTCCGTCCGCTGAAAGTGGGCGCGGGCATTGCCGTAACGGTTGCGGCATTAGCGGTGGTGGACACAGGCTTTGCGATGCACGCCGAGCACACCCTCGCGCAGCAGGTCAAGGCAGAGGCGCAGCTAGAAAATACCCCGCAGGTCTACATCGGTGGCATGCCTTATCTGGGTGCTGCGGTTCTTCCTGATCATGAAATTCCGCTCATGGAAGTCAAAGCCCTCGATATCGAAGTCCCGCGCTTGGGCCTGGTCAATGCCTCCACCACCTTAAGAGATGTGCAGGTTACTGCCGATCAATTAATTAGCGGCAACTTCACGGGCGCCACGGTTTCGACCTGGTCGCGCGCTATTTCCGTTGATGCGGTGTCTTTAGGGCGGTTGATGGGCATTAATGATTTACAAATTGCTAATCCGAAAAATATCTCGCCCACCTCAGGTACCTCGGCAGAAGCCATCTTGGAAGGCACTCTTCCCGGCGATACCGAGTCCACGTCAGTAGAAGTCACGCTTCGGCTTGTCGATGAAAGATTCATCATGACCCCAGTCAACGCGGACAATGACCGGGTGGCTGAAGCATTTAGCTACAGCTTGGATACGCGTCAATTACCGCTTTCCGCGCAAGCGACCGCCGTGCGTTTGCAAGGCGGTTCCATCACGTTTGAAACCCAACATCGCAATACCAGCTTGGAAGTCTCCCAACTTTCTCCAGTGGAGATCGATGGACGCTATGACAGCGAAGGCCGCGAGAACTAG
- the mshD gene encoding mycothiol synthase gives MTFNVQNITIANHPELAAAVETAAQETGKHDGIDPFSEQFLLGLRDERLNHQHWFIESDGKVEAVAASDGSSAELFVVPGARQEGRGTALFDAVAPTPVWAHGNFAGAQALAKAKDLRITRHLLVMAIEGEALKTAAQKPDTELLVANYTQSVERFGKEHVDQQWLKANNEAFSWHPEQGGWDMERLHRGMEPAWFDEKDVIFFWDVPANAEETTKESTEKTLPNMAGFHWTKWHDETEEGFGEVYVVGLADAYRGRRLGGPLLNAGLARMAEKGADRVILYVEADNGPAVKAYERLGFEIAENHVVYETSDIPGKD, from the coding sequence ATGACTTTTAACGTGCAAAACATCACTATTGCTAATCATCCTGAACTCGCTGCTGCGGTTGAAACCGCCGCGCAAGAAACCGGCAAGCATGACGGCATTGACCCTTTTTCCGAACAGTTTCTTTTAGGCCTGCGCGATGAGCGACTGAACCACCAGCATTGGTTTATTGAATCTGACGGGAAGGTGGAAGCAGTCGCAGCTAGCGATGGCAGCAGCGCCGAGCTTTTTGTTGTACCGGGTGCACGCCAGGAAGGCCGCGGTACGGCACTATTTGATGCTGTTGCTCCGACGCCCGTGTGGGCACACGGCAACTTTGCCGGTGCACAAGCTTTGGCCAAGGCCAAGGACCTGCGGATTACGCGTCATCTGCTGGTCATGGCCATTGAAGGTGAAGCGTTAAAGACGGCGGCGCAAAAGCCCGATACTGAATTATTGGTTGCTAATTACACACAATCTGTCGAGCGCTTTGGCAAAGAACATGTTGACCAACAGTGGCTCAAGGCTAATAATGAGGCCTTTTCCTGGCACCCAGAGCAAGGCGGCTGGGATATGGAGCGTTTGCACCGAGGTATGGAACCGGCGTGGTTCGACGAAAAAGATGTCATCTTTTTCTGGGACGTCCCAGCTAATGCTGAGGAAACCACAAAGGAATCCACAGAAAAAACGCTGCCTAATATGGCAGGATTTCATTGGACGAAGTGGCATGATGAAACCGAAGAGGGGTTCGGCGAAGTCTATGTCGTGGGCTTAGCCGATGCCTACCGTGGCCGCCGTTTGGGTGGTCCACTGCTAAATGCTGGGCTGGCACGCATGGCAGAAAAAGGCGCTGATCGGGTCATTTTGTACGTTGAAGCCGACAACGGCCCGGCGGTCAAGGCTTATGAGCGTTTAGGCTTTGAAATCGCCGAAAATCACGTCGTTTATGAGACCTCTGATATCCCGGGCAAGGACTAG
- a CDS encoding FABP family protein, giving the protein MSENTEENKSQNIPDSAADALAANANSDGRLSGNDAVNLAAEAWKDAASQNIPTFKFADEPLDSDTANLRQGPSLNDALLGLLPLVGVWQGEGEAHDSDGTQFHFGQQLVVAHDGGEYLTFSSRTWKIDSEGKAGEPHVRESGFWRISSKDEIEMTYTSSNGIVEIFYGEVFNERAWQLQSASTMVTETGPKNLGPGKRMYGLMPNNNLGWVDERLVDDEMRPYMSAELRRVAG; this is encoded by the coding sequence ATGAGCGAAAATACCGAAGAAAACAAGTCACAAAATATTCCAGATTCCGCCGCCGACGCCCTTGCTGCTAATGCCAACAGCGATGGCCGCCTCAGCGGCAATGATGCAGTTAACCTCGCTGCAGAAGCGTGGAAAGATGCAGCTAGCCAAAACATTCCCACCTTCAAGTTCGCTGATGAACCACTAGATTCTGACACCGCTAACTTGCGCCAGGGGCCATCGCTTAACGATGCCCTCTTGGGCCTGCTCCCCCTCGTCGGAGTCTGGCAGGGCGAAGGCGAAGCGCATGATTCTGACGGCACCCAATTTCACTTCGGCCAGCAGCTCGTCGTAGCCCACGATGGTGGCGAATACCTCACTTTCAGCTCCCGTACCTGGAAGATCGATTCTGAAGGTAAGGCCGGCGAGCCTCATGTTCGTGAGTCCGGCTTCTGGCGTATCTCCTCGAAAGATGAGATCGAGATGACGTACACGTCCTCGAACGGGATTGTAGAAATCTTCTACGGCGAAGTCTTTAATGAGCGCGCATGGCAGCTGCAGTCTGCGTCCACCATGGTCACCGAGACTGGACCAAAGAACCTAGGGCCTGGCAAGCGCATGTACGGCCTGATGCCTAATAACAATCTCGGCTGGGTCGATGAGCGCCTCGTCGATGACGAAATGCGCCCATACATGTCCGCTGAACTGCGTCGCGTCGCTGGATAA
- a CDS encoding sterol carrier family protein, which translates to MSPQRSKPNSHETKAAVDAIADWLHDFKAAPAPSRNELAKAVRTTARTLEHDAPGHSVELRVPPFVAVQCIEGPRHTRGTPPNVVECSPRTWLLLATGLLSWDQADVDASGSRAAEIAAWLPIIPLKGFGAE; encoded by the coding sequence ATGAGTCCCCAACGTTCCAAGCCCAATTCGCATGAGACGAAAGCTGCCGTGGATGCCATTGCCGACTGGCTGCATGACTTTAAAGCAGCTCCGGCACCATCTCGCAATGAATTAGCCAAAGCTGTGCGCACAACCGCACGCACTTTAGAACATGATGCGCCGGGGCATTCAGTGGAACTACGGGTACCCCCATTTGTTGCTGTTCAATGCATCGAAGGCCCCCGACATACCCGCGGGACCCCACCCAATGTGGTGGAGTGCTCACCACGGACCTGGTTGCTTTTAGCGACCGGCCTGTTGAGCTGGGATCAGGCTGATGTCGATGCCTCCGGTTCACGCGCTGCGGAGATTGCCGCGTGGCTGCCGATCATCCCCTTAAAAGGTTTTGGTGCTGAATAA